Part of the Candidatus Moraniibacteriota bacterium genome is shown below.
AGAAGAAGATTCCAGATGTCTTTTTTGTAGATGATAATGAGATAAAGGAATGGGAGTATTTGAAGGCAGGAAAAAAAGAACGACGAGAGACAAAGACTGGGCATGTATACCATTATTCGGAAGGGTCGATGATTTTCCCTGACTCATTAGAGAAACCATCACGTACAATCGTAACTGGTGAAGGAGGACGTTCCGCATCGAGGTTTAAGCATGTTATTAGAACAAACTCTGGGAGACTCCGCCGATTGATGCCAATAGAACTTGAGAGGCTCAATATGTTTCCTGATAATCACACGCGGTTTATGGGGGAAGGACTGGAAGTTTCTGATGTGAAGCGAGCGTTTATTATGGGAAACGCACTTGTTGTTGGTGTCATTAGAGAGCTTGGGAAGTCTCTTCGAAAAGCTATTGAAAAAGAATAAAGATGAAACACACTATATAAGTGGGCGAGAGCATTTATGGGAAAATTTTAACAAAAAAACTTATGAAAAAATATACGGGTGGGTGTCAGTGTGGGGTGGTGCGGTTTGAGATGGAGGTGGAGGATATCAAGGAGGTGCTCTCGTGCAATTGTTCGCGATGTGAGAAGGCGGGGTGGCTTTTGACCTTTCTCCCCAAGGCGCAATTCACGCTCCTCTCGGGAGAAGACAATCTGACAGAGTATCGCTTCGGCGACAAGAGTATCGCACATCTTTTTTGTAAGACCTGCGGGATTGAATCATTTGCGTATGGTTTGGGGACAGACGGTGTGGAGACGGTAGCTATCAATGTGCGGTGCGTGGATAATATGGATGTCGACTCTCTGACGGTGAAGAAATTCGACGGAAAGTCGTTGTAAAATTGAGAATGACACAGCATCTTTATGGAGACATTTTCCTTTCTCGGTATTGATTGGGGAGAGAAGAAGGTGGGAATAGCAATTGCGGATTCGGAGACGCGGATGGCATTTGCCCTTGCGACACTTCCGAATGATGCCCGACTCCTCGATGCACTTGGAGAGATTGTCGAGGCGCGCCTGGTACGGGAAGTCGTCATCGGCATTCCGTCTCATGTGAATCGCGAGCAAGTCGAGTATGGTGGGGAAAAGCTGGGTAAATTAATTGCCGACCGTTTCCACCTTCCTGTTCACTATGAAAATGAAATGTTCACGACCAAAATGGCGCGCGCCGAACTCATCGCCCGTGGCGTTCGTGGACACCTCGACGCCCAAGACGACCGCGAAGCCGCTCGTATCATCCTCGAGAGCTTCCTCGCGGGGAAGGGGAAATTGTGATACACTGGAAGTGTTCAGGGGTATAATTTCTCTTCCCTTTATTTTTTATGGAATCACAGCCTTTTGTTTCGGTCATTGTACCAGCGTACAAAGAAGGTGACCGTATCGGGACAACGCTTTTGGAAATCGGTAAGTACTTCAAACAGAAAGATCTCACCTATGAAATCCTCGTCGTAGTGGACGGGTCGCCGGACAATACGGCGGAAATTGCACGAAACTACGCGCTCCATATAGACAATATTCGTGTCATCGACAATCCGGAGAATCACGGCAAGGGGTATGTGGTTCGCCAGGGACTGCTTGAGGCGAAGGGGGAATATCGGCTCTTCATGGATGCTGATGGATCGACGGCGATTACGCATCTCGAGACATTTCTGCCGGCACTTGAGGCGGGGAATGATGTGGTGATTGGGTCGCGCGATATCGAAGGAGCATTTGTGCAGGTGCATCAGCCGCGGTATCGGGAAATCATGGGCGATATGGGTAACTGGGCGATCCGTATCGTGTTGGGGTTGTGGTCGTATCCGGATACGCAGTGCGGATTCAAGATACTCTCGGCGCGTGCCGCGGAAGCGATTGCGAGCCGTATGGTTGTCGACCGATTTGGCTTTGACTATGAGCTCATTATCTTGGCACACAAACTGGGATTTACCGTGAAACAATTGCCGGTTCGCTGGCTCAATGAAGAAGGGTCGACAGTGGGTGGACTCTTCGGCCCAAACGGTTTTATACAGGTGCTTATCGATCTCTTCAAGACAAAGTGGCGACTTATGACGGGTGTATACAAGATAGGAGAATATGTGTCGGATGAGAAGGTACAGGAAGGATAGTGTGAGGAAATGACAGGGTTGTAGATAGTGGGATACGAGATGTAAAACAAAATCGTGAACGAGGAACTTCAAAAAGAAATAGAGGTAAAATCCACGCCTCCTTCGGTGCCGTCGATTTCGGAATTGCGGCAAGATATTGTGACAGGGGACTGGGTGGTTATTGCGACGGGGCGCGCTAAGCGTCCGGATGAATTTGCGCATCATGACCACGAGTCGAATGATGTTGGTATCGAACACTGCCCCTTCGAGAATCCCGAGGCAACCGGGCAGGAGAAGGACGTTTTGATCTACTCTTCGGGAGATGACCAGTGGACGCTTCGGGTATTTCCAAACAAATATCCGGCTTTTTCGCGTGGCAAGGTGCCGCGACAAATCGGCGAGGGGCCGTATTTTTCGATGACGGGATCGGGATATCATGAGCTTTTCGTGACACGCGATCACTACAATCAATTGGCGACGATGGAAACGTGGCAGGTGGCGGAAGTGCTCGATGCCTATCAAGATCGATATCTCTCGCTCATGAAGAAAAAGAGCGTAAACTATATTCAGATATTTCATAATCACGGCAAATCTTCGGGCGCATCGCTTCCGCATCCGCACTCTCAGCTCATGGCGATACCGGTTATCTCGCCGTACCTGCAATTGGAATTGAAAGGCGCAGAGCTTTACTATCGAAGTACGCGAAAGAAAGTATATTCCGTGATGGCGGAATATGAACGCGAGACAAAGACGCGAGTCGTCTATGAAAATGATGCGTTCATTGCGTTTTGTCCCTTTGCCTCTCGGGCGGCATTTGAGGTGTGGGTAATGCCGAAGAAATCTTCGCCCTATTTCGAACGAATTGGCGATGAAGAAAAATTTTTTGCCGCGGAGGCGCTTCGTGCGGCACTTTTTTCGATTTATCGCGGACTTGGTGATCCGTCATACAACTTTTATATTCATACTGCGCCCTGTGATGGTTGTGACTATCCACACTATGGCTGGCATATCGAGATTCTCCCGAAGACATCCGTCTGGGCGGGATTCGAACTTTCGACCGGTATAGAAGTCTCTTCCCTCGAACCCGAAAAAGCAGCGGAGTATTTGCGAGCACAATTGTAATTCTATGCGATATCTGGTTGCCAATTTGAAAATGAAGCTGGTATCGAAGGAAGAAAATCTCGGGTATCTTTCGGCGCTGTCAGACGCTCTGAAGGGACGAAAGGAGAAAGATGTGTGTCTCGTGATATGTCCGTCATTTCCATTTCTCGGTGAATTTGGCAAAAAATTGCCGAAACAGACGGTGCTTGGTGCGCAGGATGTCGCCTCGGAAGAGAGTGGCGCCTATACGGGCGATGTATCACCCAAGTCTTTGTTCGATTGTGGCGTGACCTATGCGCTTGTGGGACACAGTGAGCGGCGGGACTATCATGGTGAAACAGATGCACTGGTTTCAAAGAAGCTGGTAACGTGCTTGCGAAACAATATACGACCGATACTGTGCGTCGGAGAAACGTTGGCAGAGCGTTCGACGGGGAAAACTTTTTCCATAATACGTCGACAGATTGAGTCGGCATGTGCCGGTATTTCTCCCGAAGAATTCAGGCGTGTTATGATAGCGTATGAACCGCGCTGGGCAATTGGTGCAGAACAGGTGCCTTCGTCGAATGAAATTTTGGAAGTAATCATTGCAATTCGTCGCACGCTTGTGGAAGTGTTCAACCGCGATATGGCGGATGTACTCCCGATTCTCTATGGTGGGTCGGTGTCGGCAGATCGAGCGGGTGATATCTTGCATACGTCTGGACTTGCCGGGGTGCTCGTTGGGCGGGAGGGATTGATACCACGGGAAATAGTGAAGATTCTGAATATGCTTTCGGATAATCCGGTAAATGAACGTCTATGATAGCCAATGTAAAAGATATTCTGACAAAGGCGAAAGAGGGGGGATATGCGGTTGGCGCATTCAACACAGTCAATCTTGAGACGACACACGCGATTCTTCATGCGGCATCCGAACTCCGCTCACCGGTTATCGTGCAAATGACAGAGAAAACGCTGGATTATGCTGGAGGACGGGCGATTTATCATCTCGTTCGTGATTTGGCAGAATGTTATTATTCGAATATTCCCGTCGGTATTCATCTCGATCATGGGAAGAGCTACGAATTGGTTGAGCGCGCGGTTGATATCGGCTTCACATCGGTGATGTATGATGGGTCGCGCAAGAAGTATATCGACAACGCCGCAATGACGAAGCGCGTTGTAGACCTTTGCCATAGTCGTGATGTGTGTGTGCAAGGCGAGCTTGGCAGTGTGCCGTATATTGGAGAAGCTTCCACGCAGACGATTGTATGGGAAGAGTATATGACTGATCCGGAAGAGGCGTGTCGATTTGTCGAAGAGACGGGAATTGATACCCTTGCTATTGCCATCGGAAATGCACATGGATTCTTCCCGGAGCGTCCCGAACCGGACTATGCGCGTCTCGAGAAACTCCGCAAATGCGTCCGCGTGCCGATTGTGCTTCATGGTGCGTCGGATTGGGATGGAAATCGAGTGACAAAAGTCATCGGTCTCGGTGTCTCATGTTTCAATGTTGATACGGCTATTCGGTTGAGTTTCTTGAGTCAACTCTCGCAAACGCTCGCAAGTGGCGATGAGACAGATATTCGCAAAGCACTTGGTGCGGCGCGACGCAGTGCCGAGGTAGCTGTGTGGAAGAAGATAGAGCAATTTGGCTCGGCGGGAAAGGCAGAAGGAGCATCGAAGAAACCAATCAGCAATGATATTCAACTCGAATCGACGGCGAATGATAGAGCGGAAGAATAACGAGGTGCGATTAAAAGAATAAAGAAAACACTATGAAACGAATTGCAATAAATGGCTTTGGACGAATTGGGCGAACGGCGTTTCGGATTCTTTCGGACCGTGAGGGAGTGGAAGTAGTCGCGGTGAATGATTTGTCAGATGCGGCGACACTCGCGCATCTCTTGAAACATGATACGGCGTTTCGCGCTTTTGCTCACGAAGTTTCTTCGAAAGAAAATGCGATTGTGGTAGATGGAAAGGAAATTCCTGTGATTTCTGAGCCGGACCCGGCAAAGCTTCCTTGGGGAGACATGAATGTGGATGTGGTGCTCGAATGCACGGGGCGATTTGTAAAGGGTGATGCGGCGGGAAAGCACATCACCGCGGGTGCCAAGAAAGTGATTCTCTCAGCGCCGGGGAAGGGTAGTGATATCCCGATGTATCTTATGGGCGTGAATGATGATACGTATCAGGGCGAGAAGGTTATCTCGAACGCGTCGTGTACGACGAATTGCTTGGCGCCGGTTGCGCAGGTGATACAGAAGACGTTTGGCATTGAGAAAGCAATGATGACCACGGTGCACTCATACACAGCCGATCAAAATTTGCAGGATGGCCCGCACAAGGATTTGCGACGAGCGCGTGCGGCGGCGCAGAATATCGTCCCGACGACAACGGGTGCTGCAATCGCTATTGGGGAAGTCGTTCCTGAAATACGAGGGAAATTTGATGGCTTGGCGATACGCGTTCCGACATCGGTTGTATCACTCACGGATTTTACCTTTGTACTGAGTCGTGATGTGACGG
Proteins encoded:
- a CDS encoding GFA family protein, producing the protein MKKYTGGCQCGVVRFEMEVEDIKEVLSCNCSRCEKAGWLLTFLPKAQFTLLSGEDNLTEYRFGDKSIAHLFCKTCGIESFAYGLGTDGVETVAINVRCVDNMDVDSLTVKKFDGKSL
- the ruvX gene encoding Holliday junction resolvase RuvX → METFSFLGIDWGEKKVGIAIADSETRMAFALATLPNDARLLDALGEIVEARLVREVVIGIPSHVNREQVEYGGEKLGKLIADRFHLPVHYENEMFTTKMARAELIARGVRGHLDAQDDREAARIILESFLAGKGKL
- a CDS encoding glycosyltransferase family 2 protein — translated: MESQPFVSVIVPAYKEGDRIGTTLLEIGKYFKQKDLTYEILVVVDGSPDNTAEIARNYALHIDNIRVIDNPENHGKGYVVRQGLLEAKGEYRLFMDADGSTAITHLETFLPALEAGNDVVIGSRDIEGAFVQVHQPRYREIMGDMGNWAIRIVLGLWSYPDTQCGFKILSARAAEAIASRMVVDRFGFDYELIILAHKLGFTVKQLPVRWLNEEGSTVGGLFGPNGFIQVLIDLFKTKWRLMTGVYKIGEYVSDEKVQEG
- a CDS encoding DUF4921 family protein codes for the protein MNEELQKEIEVKSTPPSVPSISELRQDIVTGDWVVIATGRAKRPDEFAHHDHESNDVGIEHCPFENPEATGQEKDVLIYSSGDDQWTLRVFPNKYPAFSRGKVPRQIGEGPYFSMTGSGYHELFVTRDHYNQLATMETWQVAEVLDAYQDRYLSLMKKKSVNYIQIFHNHGKSSGASLPHPHSQLMAIPVISPYLQLELKGAELYYRSTRKKVYSVMAEYERETKTRVVYENDAFIAFCPFASRAAFEVWVMPKKSSPYFERIGDEEKFFAAEALRAALFSIYRGLGDPSYNFYIHTAPCDGCDYPHYGWHIEILPKTSVWAGFELSTGIEVSSLEPEKAAEYLRAQL
- the tpiA gene encoding triose-phosphate isomerase, with the protein product MRYLVANLKMKLVSKEENLGYLSALSDALKGRKEKDVCLVICPSFPFLGEFGKKLPKQTVLGAQDVASEESGAYTGDVSPKSLFDCGVTYALVGHSERRDYHGETDALVSKKLVTCLRNNIRPILCVGETLAERSTGKTFSIIRRQIESACAGISPEEFRRVMIAYEPRWAIGAEQVPSSNEILEVIIAIRRTLVEVFNRDMADVLPILYGGSVSADRAGDILHTSGLAGVLVGREGLIPREIVKILNMLSDNPVNERL
- a CDS encoding class II fructose-bisphosphate aldolase — its product is MIANVKDILTKAKEGGYAVGAFNTVNLETTHAILHAASELRSPVIVQMTEKTLDYAGGRAIYHLVRDLAECYYSNIPVGIHLDHGKSYELVERAVDIGFTSVMYDGSRKKYIDNAAMTKRVVDLCHSRDVCVQGELGSVPYIGEASTQTIVWEEYMTDPEEACRFVEETGIDTLAIAIGNAHGFFPERPEPDYARLEKLRKCVRVPIVLHGASDWDGNRVTKVIGLGVSCFNVDTAIRLSFLSQLSQTLASGDETDIRKALGAARRSAEVAVWKKIEQFGSAGKAEGASKKPISNDIQLESTANDRAEE
- the gap gene encoding type I glyceraldehyde-3-phosphate dehydrogenase: MKRIAINGFGRIGRTAFRILSDREGVEVVAVNDLSDAATLAHLLKHDTAFRAFAHEVSSKENAIVVDGKEIPVISEPDPAKLPWGDMNVDVVLECTGRFVKGDAAGKHITAGAKKVILSAPGKGSDIPMYLMGVNDDTYQGEKVISNASCTTNCLAPVAQVIQKTFGIEKAMMTTVHSYTADQNLQDGPHKDLRRARAAAQNIVPTTTGAAIAIGEVVPEIRGKFDGLAIRVPTSVVSLTDFTFVLSRDVTAEEVNAALEAASKTDRFKGILEVTNEPLVSSDFIGNPASSTVDLSLTKVVGGNLVKVVAWYDNEWGYSERLVDMTLMV